One genomic window of Oncorhynchus clarkii lewisi isolate Uvic-CL-2024 chromosome 5, UVic_Ocla_1.0, whole genome shotgun sequence includes the following:
- the LOC139408651 gene encoding protein PRRC2B isoform X1, protein MSDRLGQITKSKDGKSKYSSLSLFDKYKGKSIETQKTAAVPRHGLQSLGKVAAARRMPPPAHLPSLKSENKGNDPNVIIVPKDGTGWANTQEQTDQKSSIASTAQLLELQPQLVLQKSVSNLQKPTPVASQESTNTGGPKQWAQLNGKAVELDAGLRASNRLQPFSHEEFPTLKAAGEQDKAGKERSAFDPSYGPGPSLRPQNVTSWREGGGRNLVPSFLPAGLPSDSEGKASGVAETGSPPPPLPPSAALSASMVSPTPATVVSAPSVLEPKEPCLRPAQPLRRPTPPALNHHQLHHPTTTTTYHDMLPAFMCPKETRDAPGTAEHTGPVTVVAPVRFDNRPTFRQPYPNINQEPVNGEVRREENRFIRGPSRNLSSRPIRRPGDRPPRPAIINPEDLKDLDELDNDCEDGWAGIHEEVDYGEKLKFSDDEEEHAEKNKMWAEWENQRREHQLLLSTGEGAYPQEGPEEGPEEEAYLAFQEQMAHRKTNSRFPSGEPQAQQKSSGPGMAHPGEPLDDQEERQGPARAKFVSPELSEAVERARRRREEEERRAREERLAACAEKLKRLDERFGKTERQLSRSEEGAKDAESKEAALSPGRESKNHQESWQYGTKDTECPLEHSPGQQDYREEGTLGFVPYRNEDDGGADPTSPLPDYTNHQASKPVPPRFQKQQQDQVYKMQHWQQQSGHPAPSGSSHPPRGYYPPHMLGFDPRWMMMPPFLDPRMAQGRSPVDYYTNAVHSSGIMKSRMQPDHLNSPGSPSDDGCHPSMHQERRAPSTEPYPLWNQDGYPPRSFTPPYQRQHESSDRSQPDDRSDRTCSQQDLYEESGNECLDNPSGDLSHQAYHQSKGPDRDHHPHDQGLLSSAPSRPQQQHADSDYPKQEPKDRYLKDGTEPCDEVFDTSKEKVFDSDFHRRDGGQKKEVGVGGQNQWSDPGSSTPASSVSQPSETGGRTLTRRTGPIKKPVLKALKVEDKENEKPKVEPEEKVVPYRLEKEVLTNVYDLKKDNQPLVSNRRSASPAIEKQPEEKQQPPAPAKIERPASTNSEDLPKENSWDSGKSQSSRDSQESREPGAPRRNNWIFIDEEQAFAGARGTGRGRSRGGFKEFSSRGDRGGRGGRENPRGGYNNNINSRDAAGTQRPGRGRGLPRDFVKVEDLQRGKPRRRNVSETLSETSEYEELPKRRRQKGSENGEGGSYPEQGETRKADRDSWRSNKVYTEEQAASDARDKAKASSRGFGGFGRSLPPRLDTGRGYNTSRGFNNGSRDISTWRGRGTQFGSGGGPMQENGYVLGTETYPRRPPAEREPLKYTPKFTGSTGSFMENGAEDRSGEGEYYIDSDNPGQQPLRRRRPPRQDKPPRFRRLRQEREPGSGQWTSDEYVNGSEGFANPWPSRSKEGGKEDGWSSGHYSGGGGRSGGQHGQAEDWETGSENSDFSDWREKRGGGQQQQAHGGDVHSDSGHGDPGSGEKRELAKRSFSSQRPLVDRQNRKGEVDGNKMTRSSEKPNALPSCNRNDGWQNGGSSNHKSRSPEESGPVYNVEQSEEGHQANEPSGKKLDKELKPRSVKGDLAKPLSQYDLNSYPIEGDSGGPSPDGFQDLSKKQLRRPQEDDRRRKEQGAPVPVKNRPITSKMPPRFAKKQGGMTIDQPEEGLSANNLGTEIWETNSSALSIQSSGGDSWTKQVSFTGSEPNSEDSDAGPEQSKEQHKPGPIGNERSLKHRKGSEGVERLEGRPITPVNGVDLHVDTVLPVPPIEFGVSAKDSDFSLPPGSTPVPVSNPVTKLQDALVSNPALTQAIPMLRRDHLQPGINLNPISFPSADLTLKMESARKAWENSQSLPEQGSPGGGASGAQPPCSVGSSSGVSYSSFGGVSMPPMPIASVAPSMSMQGNHVPPLYLDGHVFPSQPRLVPPTMTQQQSYQQAAAAAQQIPISLHTSLQAQLGLRGGLPVSQSQEMFNSIPSFRSQVYMHPNLSQPNPMVLSGGGPLKGPYSAFPGMQPSDMVKTQSGSHYQPMNGSQAMVYDGQMNQGPGMSSSQLMDSQLIQVTMPLPGSQLRYGSAQQHLILPQSIQLQQGQNLSVGAARRMLPPGSQPPVMTSSRENFPMSTGPYTTYKTSQMEKIGFQFSDKPNHSQGMPGGYNRPGSASPSGKQSGPVGPLPGHYNQQKTSSMQAVQQRGWACSGPGLTCSCCYRDPATGWYEALLCPLHGKVPPPQGSMVMHMRPPTTGPFPTPIQRPVMQVNKTVIIRSPPYPNPGREPPHSSPPSAPEPTVKGPEDGMKSKALQNGRQLVGEGKALSWGLMTSTLQESLPGWQGKPAPCT, encoded by the exons ATGTCCGATCGTTTGGGGCAAATAACCAAGTCCAAGGATGGGAAAAGCAAGTACTCCTCACTCAGCCTATTTGATAAGTACAAGGGAAAGTCTATAGAAACTCAGAAAACCGCAG cAGTTCCGCGACATGGCTTACAGAGTCTTGGCAAAGTGGCCGCAGCCCGGCGCATGCCCCCACCTGCTCACCTGCCGAGCCTGAAGTCAGAGAACAAAGGAAACGATCCAAACGTGATTATCGTGCCCAAAGACGGAACAGGATGGGCAAACACACAGGAACAAACCGATCAAAAGAG ttCCATTGCATCAACAGCACAGCTGCTGGAGTTGCAGCCACAGCTGGTTTTGCAGAAATCTGTCTCCAATCTCCAGAAGCCCACACCGGTAGCCAGTCAGGAG AGCACAAACACAGGTGGACCAAAGCAATGGGCCCAGCTAAATGGAAAGGCCGTAGAACTAGATG CAGGTTTAAGGGCCTCAAACCGACTGCAGCCCTTCTCTCACGAGGAATTTCCAACGCTGAAGGCTGCTGGGGAACAGGACAAGGCTGGCAAGGAAAGAAGCGCCTTCGATCCGTCGTATGGGCCCGGACCAAGCCTCCGCCCCCAGA ATGTGACAAGTTGGAGGGAGGGTGGTGGGAGGAACCTTGTGCCCTCATTCCTGCCAGCAGGCCTGCCCTCAGATTCCGAGGGCAAGGCCAGCGGCGTAGCTGAGACTGGAAGcccccctccacctcttcccCCCTCTGCCGCCCTCTCTGCCTCCATGGTCAGTCCCACCCCTGCCACCGTTGTCAGCGCCCCTTCAGTCCTAGAGCCCAAGGAGCCCTGTCTGCGTCCTGCCCAGCCCCTCCGCAGGCCCACCCCCCCTGCCCTGAACCATCACCAGCTCCAccaccctaccaccaccaccacctaccacGACATGCTGCCTGCCTTC ATGTGCCCCAAAGAGACTCGTGATGCTCCCGGCACTGCTGAACACACTGGCCCTGTCACTGTGGTCGCCCCAGTTCGCTTTGACAACCGGCCCACCTTCAGACAGCCCTACCCCAACATCAACCAAGAGCCTGTCAA CGGTGAGGTTAGGAGAGAAGAAAACCGCTTCATCCGTGGGCCCTCCCGcaacctctcctccagacccATCCGTCGGCCCGGTGACAGACCGCCTCGTCCGGCCATCATCAACCCAGAGGACCTGAAGGATCTGGATGAGCTGGACAACGACTGTGAAGACGGCTGGGCAG GTATCCATGAAGAAGTGGATTATGGCGAGAAACTCAAGTTCAGTGACGATGAGGAGGAGCACGCCGAAAAGAACAAGATGTG GGCTGAATGGGAGAACCAGCGTCGCGAGCACCAGTTGTTGCTGAGCACAGGAGAGGGGGCGTACCCCCAGGAGGGCCCTGAGGAGGGCCCTGAGGAGGAGGCTTACCTGGCCTTCCAGGAGCAGATGGCCCACAGGAAGACCAACAGCAGGTTCCCCTCTGGAGAACCACAG GCCCAGCAGAAGAGCTCCGGGCCTGGCATGGCCCACCCGGGTGAACCCCTGGACGACCAGGAGGAGCGCCAGGGCCCAGCCCGGGCCAAGTTTGTATCACCAGAACTCTCTGAGGCAGTGGAGAGAGCTCGCCGgcgcagggaggaggaggagagacgcgCCCGTGAGGAGAGACTTGCCGCCTGCGCCGAGAAGCTCAAGAGGCTAGACGAGAGGTTTGGGAAGACTGAGAGACAGTTGTCAAGGTCTGAGGAGGGAGCGAAGGATGCAGAGAGCAAGGAGGCAGCACTGTCCCCTGGGAGAGAGAGCAAAAACCACCAGGAGAGCTGGCAATATGGCACGAAAG ACACTGAGTGTCCCTTGGAGCACTCCCCCGGCCAGCAGGACTACAGGGAAGAGGGCACCTTGGGCTTCGTCCCCTACCGCAATGAGGACGATGGCGGGGCTGATCCCACTTCTCCCCTGCCCGACTACACAAACCACCAGGCCTCCAAGCCCGTCCCGCCCCGCTTCCAAAAGCAGCAGCAG GACCAAGTGTATAAAATGCAGCACTGGCAGCAGCAGTCTGGCCACCCCGCCCCCTCGGGCTCCAGCCACCCCCCGAGGGGGTACTACCCCCCACACATGCTGGGCTTCGACCCCCGCTGGATGATGATGCCCCCTTTCTTGGACCCCCGCATGGCCCAGGGCCGCTCCCCAGTGGACTACTACACCAATGCTGTCCACTCTTCAG GAATTATGAAATCGAGGATGCAGCCAGACCACCTGAACAGCCCAGGGTCCCCCTCTGACGATGGCTGCCATCCAAGCATGCATCAGGAGCGGAGGGCCCCCTCCACCGAGCCCTACCCCTTGTGGAACCAAGATGGCTACCCCCCTCGCAGTTTCACCCCACCCTACCAGAGACAGCACGAGAGCTCAGACAGGAGCCAGCCAGACGACCGGAGTGACAGGACATGCTCCCAGCAGGACTTGTACGAAGAGAGTGGTAACGAGTGCCTAGACAACCCATCTGGTGACCTCTcccatcaggcctaccaccagagCAAAGGTCCCGACAGGGATCACCACCCGCACGACCAAGGCCTGCTCTCCTCAGCCCCGAGCCGGCCCCAGCAGCAGCATGCAGACAGCGACTACCCCAAACAGGAGCCCAAAGACAGGTACCTGAAGGACGGCACTGAACCCTGTGACGAAGTCTTCGACACCTCCAAGGAAAAGGTTTTTGACTCAGACTTCCATAGGCGAGATGGAGGCCAGAAGAAGGAAGTTGGTGTTGGTGGTCAGAACCAGTGGTCTGATCCTGGCTCCAGCACCCCTGCCAGCAGTGTAAGCCAGCCCTCTGAGACTGGCGGTAGGACCCTGACCCGCAGGACCGGTCCCATCAAGAAGCCTGTGCTAAAGGCCCTCAAAGTGGAGGACAAGGAGAACGAGAAGCCCAAAGTGGAGCCTGAGGAGAAGGTAGTCCCTTACCGCCTGGAAAAGGAGGTGCTCACCAACGTATATGACCTGAAGAAAGATAACCAGCCCCTAGTAAGTAACAGACGCTCTGCCTCGCCTGCTATTGAGAAGCAGCCAGAAGAGAAGCAACAACCACCAGCTCCTGCTAAAATAGAGCGGCCAGCCAGTACCAACAGTGAGGATTTGCCGAAGGAAAACAGCTGGGACAGCGGAAAGAGCCAGTCCTCCAGAGACAGCCAGGAGAGCAGGGAGCCTGGTGCACCACGACGCAACAACTGGATCTTCATCGATGAGGAGCAGGCCTTTGCCGGAGCCAGGGGAACGGGTAGAGGTCGGAGCCGTGGCGGCTTCAAGGAGTTCAGTTCAAGAGGAGACCGTGGTGGCCGGGGAGGCCGAGAGAACCCCAGAGgaggctacaacaacaatatcaacagCAGGGACGCTGCTGGAACCCAGAGACCAGGCAGAGGCAGAGGACTGCCCAGGGACTTTGTCAAGGTGGAGGACCTGCAGAGGGGGAAGCCAAGGAGGCGCAACGTCAGCGAGACTCTGAGCGAGACCTCAGAGTATGAGGAGCTGCCCAAGCGGCGACGCCAGAAGGGCTCTGAAAACGGAGAGGGTGGCAGCTACCCAGAGCAGGGAGAGACCAGGAAGGCCGACCGAGACTCTTGGAGGTCCAACAAGGTGTACACGGAAGAACAGGCGGCCAGTGATGCCCGCGACAAGGCCAAAGCCAGCAGCAGGGGGTTCGGAGGCTTCGGCCGCTCCCTGCCTCCCAGACTCGATACTGGCAGGGGTTACAACACCAGCCGAGGGTTCAACAACGGCTCCAGAGACATCTCCACCTGGAGAGGACGGGGGACTCAGTTTGGCAGTGGCGGTGGGCCCATGCAGGAGAACGGCTACGTCTTGGGCACCGAGACCTATCCCAGGAGACCACCTGCAGAGCGTGAGCCCCTCAAATACACCCCCAAGTTTACTGGCTCTACTGGTTCCTTCATGGAGAACGGCGCTGAGGACCGCAGCGGCGAGGGTGAGTACTACATAGACAGCGACAACCCTGGACAACAGCCGTTGAGAAGACGGAGGCCGCCGCGCCAGGACAAGCCCCCGCGTTTCCGCCGACTACGTCAAGAGAGGGAGCCCGGCAGTGGCCAGTGGACCAGCGATGAGTACGTCAACGGATCAGAAGGATTCGCGAACCCCTGGCCGAGCCGCTCcaaggagggaggtaaagaggacGGCTGGTCCAGTGGCCACTACTCCGGAGGGGGGGGTAGGTCCGGTGGTCAGCACGGCCAGGCGGAGGACTGGGAGACTGGCTCAGAGAACAGCGACTTCAGTGACTGGAGGGAGAAGCGTGGGggagggcagcagcagcaggcacACGGGGGAGATGTGCACTCAGACTCAGGCCACGGGGATCCTGGGTCTGGAGAGAAGAGGGAGCTGGCCAAGAGGAGTTTCTCCAGCCAGCGCCCCCTGGTGGACCGGCAGAACAGGAAGGGTGAGGTGGATGGGAACAAGATGACACGCTCTTCAGAGAAACCTAACGCTCTGCCCTCCTGTAACAGGAATGACGGCTGGCAGAATGGAGGGTCCTCCAACCATAAGAG CAGGAGCCCAGAGGAGTCAGGCCCAGTCTACAATGTTGAGCAGTCTGAGGAGGGCCACCAGGCAAACGAACCCTCGGGGAAGAAGCTGGACAAGGAGCTGAAGCCCAGGTCTGtgaagggagacctggccaaacCACTGTCTCAGTACGACCTCAACAGCTACCCCA TTGAGGGGGATTCTGGGGGTCCTAGTCCAGATGGGTTCCAAGACCTGTCCAAGAAACAGCTGCGGCGCCCACAGGAAGACGACAGAAGGAGAAAGGAACAAGGAGCTCCT GTTCCAGTAAAAAACAGACCGATCACCTCCAAGATGCCCCCGCGGTTTGCCAAGAAGCAGGGTGGCATGACCATTGATCAGCCAGAAGAGGGACTCTCTGCCAACAACCTGGGCACAGAAATCTGGGAGACTAACAGCTCAG CTCTCTCAATCCAGTCATCTGGAGGAGATTCGTGGACCAAGCAGGTCTCCTTCACAGGCAGCGAGCCCAACTCTGAGGATTCTGACGCGGGCCCTGAGCAGAGCAAGGAGCAGCACAAGCCCGGTCCCATCGGCAACGAACGTTCACTCAAGCACCGCAAGGGCTCGGAGGGTGTGGAGCGTCTGGAGGGGAGGCCCATCACTCCCGTCAATGGCGTGGACCTCCATGTGGACACAGTGCTGCCTGTGCCACCCATCGAGTTTGGTGTCAGTGCCAAGGACTCTGACTTTAGTCTGCCACCCGGTTCCACCCCAGTGCCCGTTTCCAACCCTGTCACCAAGCTGCAGGACGCCCTCGTCAGCAAT ccggCCCTGACCCAGGCCATTCCCATGCTGCGTAGAGACCACCTGCAGCCTGGCATCAACCTCaaccccatctctttccccaGTGCTGACCTCACACTCAAG ATGGAGTCGGCCCGTAAGGCGTGGGAGAACTCCCAGTCTCTCCCCGAGCAGGGCTCTCCTGGTGGGGGTGCCTCTGGCGCCCAGCCCCCTTGCAGCGTGGGCTCCTCCAGCGGGGTGAGCTACAGCTCTTTCGGAGGGGTGTCCATGCCCCCCATGCCCATTGCCTCCGTGGCGCCTTCCATGTCCATGCAGG GTAACCATGTCCCCCCGCTGTATCTGGACGGCCATGTCTTTCCCAGCCAGCCTCGTCTGGTGCCCCCAACCATGACCCAGCAGCAGAGCTACCAACAG GCGGCCGCGGCTGCCCAGCAGATCCCCATCTCCCTACACACCTCTCTGCAGGCCCAGCTCGGTCTCCGGGGAGGCCTTCCCGTCTCCCAGTCCCAGGAGATGTTCAACTCCATTCCCTCCTTCAGGTCCCAGGTGTACATGCATCCTAATCTGTCTCAGCCTAACCCCATGGTGCTGTCAGGCGGTGGCCCCCTGAAGGGGCCCTATTCGGCCTTCCCGGGCATGCAGCCATCGGACATGGTCAAGACCCAGTCGGGCTCCCACTACCAGCCCATGAACGGTAGCCAGGCCATGGTCTACGACGGCCAGATGAACCAGGGCCCTGGCATGAGCTCCTCCCAGCTCATGGACTCCCAGCTCATCCAG gtGACCATGCCCTTGCCGGGCTCCCAGCTGCGTTATGGCTCTGCCCAGCAGCACCTCATCCTGCCCCAATCCATCCAGCTCCAGCAGGGCCAGAACCTCTCCGTCGGAGCTGCCCGCAGGATGCTCCCCCCTGGCTCCCAGCCCCCTGTCATGACCAGCAGTAGAGAG AATTTCCCAATGTCTACTGGTCCGTATACTACTTACAAG